Proteins from one Candidatus Zixiibacteriota bacterium genomic window:
- a CDS encoding phosphate ABC transporter substrate-binding protein yields MKKLMIAGAALMVLGAMAVAGGAITIKGSDTLVRLGQRWAEVYMEKNPGAIIQVSGGGSGTGIAALLNSATDVCQSSRDMKEKENKLAAEKGLKAYRVSVALDGIAVFLHEKNPVTELSFAQLKGIYTGAITNWKEVGGPDARIIVYGRENNSGTYAFFKEHVLDEEDFSDFTQTLPGTAAVVNAVSKDPNGIGYGGIAWATGVKYAAVRKGDNDPAIEPTMEAVSNGTYPISRDLYWFFAAKPEGELKKLVNWALSEEGQKVAADMDYVPLPKDKAAANVVK; encoded by the coding sequence ATGAAGAAGTTGATGATTGCTGGTGCGGCGCTCATGGTCCTGGGCGCGATGGCGGTCGCAGGAGGCGCGATTACCATCAAAGGGTCCGATACGCTGGTCCGTCTCGGTCAGCGCTGGGCCGAAGTGTACATGGAGAAGAACCCCGGAGCCATCATTCAGGTGTCGGGGGGAGGATCGGGAACCGGTATTGCAGCGCTGTTGAACAGCGCCACCGATGTCTGCCAGTCTTCGCGCGACATGAAGGAAAAAGAAAACAAGCTCGCTGCAGAAAAGGGGCTGAAGGCCTACCGGGTCTCGGTGGCGCTCGACGGTATCGCTGTGTTTCTTCATGAGAAGAATCCCGTCACCGAGCTCAGTTTCGCGCAGCTGAAAGGCATTTATACCGGCGCGATCACGAACTGGAAAGAGGTCGGCGGCCCGGACGCCCGCATTATCGTGTACGGTCGTGAGAACAACTCGGGCACGTACGCTTTCTTCAAGGAGCACGTCCTTGACGAAGAGGACTTCTCCGACTTTACTCAGACGCTTCCCGGCACGGCAGCCGTGGTGAACGCGGTGTCGAAGGATCCGAATGGTATCGGCTACGGCGGTATTGCGTGGGCCACGGGCGTGAAGTACGCGGCGGTGCGCAAGGGCGACAATGATCCGGCGATCGAACCGACCATGGAGGCGGTGTCGAACGGCACCTACCCGATTTCGCGCGACCTCTACTGGTTCTTCGCTGCCAAGCCCGAAGGCGAGCTCAAAAAGCTGGTGAACTGGGCGCTCTCCGAGGAGGGCCAGAAAGTCGCGGCTGATATGGACTACGTCCCGCTGCCGAAAGACAAAGCCGCAGCCAATGTGGTGAAATAG
- the pstC gene encoding phosphate ABC transporter permease subunit PstC: protein MRELKFKPKSRWREFLGEKFIAVNALVALFSILLIFVFIFKEAVPVFTDAEVQEEASLHKMTFKQEYYEGRDPKWSWQPNSEVPKYSLFPLLLGTLKAAIIAMLVAIPLGVGAAIYSSEFAGHRTREIIKPAIEMLAAIPSVVLGFFALMILASFLQSTFGFVFRLNAINAGIALGLAVVPIIFTVAEDAMTSVPRSLRDAAVALGANPWQVSITMVLPAAMPGIAAGIVLGFGRAIGETMIVLMASGNAAIISGSFVESIRTFSATIAAELAEVVFGDTHYTVLFFIGSLLFVFTFVVNLAGDMVLVRLKERLQGRSR, encoded by the coding sequence ATGCGCGAACTGAAGTTTAAACCTAAATCCCGCTGGCGTGAGTTTCTCGGGGAGAAATTCATCGCCGTTAACGCCCTGGTCGCATTGTTCAGCATCCTGCTGATCTTCGTTTTCATTTTCAAGGAGGCGGTCCCGGTCTTCACCGATGCCGAGGTGCAGGAGGAGGCCAGCCTGCATAAAATGACGTTCAAGCAGGAGTACTACGAAGGGCGTGATCCGAAGTGGTCATGGCAGCCGAACTCCGAGGTGCCGAAATACTCGCTGTTCCCGCTGCTGCTCGGAACGCTCAAGGCGGCAATCATCGCCATGCTCGTGGCGATTCCCCTCGGTGTCGGGGCGGCCATCTACTCGTCGGAATTCGCCGGCCACCGCACCCGCGAGATTATCAAGCCCGCGATCGAGATGCTCGCCGCGATTCCCTCGGTTGTACTCGGCTTCTTTGCGCTCATGATCCTCGCGAGTTTTCTTCAGAGCACGTTTGGATTCGTCTTTCGCCTCAACGCGATAAACGCCGGTATCGCGCTCGGGCTGGCGGTTGTGCCGATCATATTTACGGTCGCCGAGGACGCGATGACGTCGGTCCCTCGTTCGCTGCGTGACGCCGCCGTCGCACTCGGAGCCAACCCGTGGCAGGTGTCGATCACCATGGTTTTGCCGGCGGCCATGCCCGGGATTGCGGCCGGGATCGTGCTGGGGTTCGGTCGGGCCATCGGCGAGACGATGATCGTCCTGATGGCGTCGGGCAACGCCGCTATCATATCGGGCAGCTTTGTCGAATCTATCCGCACCTTCTCCGCCACCATCGCCGCCGAGCTTGCCGAGGTTGTGTTCGGTGACACGCACTATACGGTGCTCTTTTTCATCGGCTCGCTGCTGTTTGTTTTCACCTTCGTCGTCAACCTTGCGGGCGACATGGTGCTCGTCCGGCTGAAGGAAAGGCTGCAGGGAAGGTCGCGATGA
- the pstA gene encoding phosphate ABC transporter permease PstA, with the protein MIPRGLTFTAAILILLILAIIMGSIVWGGAGTITWDFLSSPPEDGMEGGGVFPAIFGTVALVLLMVIAVVPIGVMTAIYMQEYTSPDSRLTRLIRVAINNLAGVPSIVFGLFGLGFFIGFIGGGLDSLFFEGSGPVWGQPAIIWAASTLALLTLPVVIVSTEEALKTIPRELKEASYALGGTRLQTIWRVIIPQAMPGIFTGAILAISRGAGEVAPIMFTGAAYYLPYLPTKLNDQFMELGYHIYVMATQSPDIEATKPILFGTVLVLLLLTFALNSVAVLIRSRMRKSRSHAA; encoded by the coding sequence ATGATCCCGCGGGGACTTACGTTCACCGCAGCCATACTCATTCTGCTGATCCTGGCGATCATCATGGGCAGTATTGTGTGGGGCGGCGCCGGCACAATCACCTGGGACTTTTTGTCGAGTCCTCCGGAAGACGGAATGGAAGGCGGCGGCGTCTTCCCCGCAATATTCGGCACGGTCGCGCTCGTGCTGCTGATGGTGATTGCGGTGGTCCCGATCGGCGTGATGACCGCTATCTACATGCAGGAGTACACCTCGCCGGACTCACGCCTGACCCGCCTGATCCGCGTCGCCATAAACAACTTGGCGGGTGTGCCGTCGATTGTATTCGGCCTGTTCGGGCTGGGGTTCTTCATCGGATTTATCGGAGGGGGGCTTGACTCGCTTTTCTTTGAAGGTTCCGGGCCCGTGTGGGGTCAGCCGGCCATAATCTGGGCGGCGTCGACGCTCGCCTTGCTGACCCTGCCGGTCGTCATTGTCTCGACCGAAGAGGCGCTCAAGACGATCCCGCGCGAACTGAAAGAAGCCAGTTACGCCCTCGGCGGGACGCGGCTGCAGACGATCTGGCGTGTGATTATCCCGCAGGCGATGCCCGGAATCTTCACCGGCGCCATACTGGCGATATCGCGCGGCGCGGGCGAGGTCGCGCCGATCATGTTTACGGGTGCGGCCTACTACCTGCCGTACCTTCCGACCAAGCTCAACGACCAGTTTATGGAACTGGGCTACCATATTTACGTGATGGCGACCCAGTCGCCCGATATCGAAGCGACCAAGCCGATTTTGTTCGGAACGGTCCTCGTACTGCTGCTGCTGACATTCGCGCTGAATTCGGTGGCGGTGCTGATTCGTTCACGAATGAGAAAGAGTCGATCCCATGCCGCATGA